A window from Taeniopygia guttata chromosome 10, bTaeGut7.mat, whole genome shotgun sequence encodes these proteins:
- the APBA2 gene encoding amyloid-beta A4 precursor protein-binding family A member 2 isoform X1 — translation MANRKHQSTAASMLDHRARACPTSSHNREPENEESDLPIEDYAAKEAELATVRAGSPTPVEHECNDHSGDGDSSSDYVNNTSEEEDYDEGLPEEEEGITYYIRYCPEDDSYLEGMDCNGEEYAPHEEHHVETDECQEAVEEWAEGKIQHQDENEVMDRQEWQEGQDNGIQILEDEASSLEIQDQEENIQYCQSEGDYPDYYPAEANGNSQGISPYHSRKEDAELEEQEEDIDQIVAEIKMSMSMSSINSTTEMSPEHTGTENMAHDYKETCSKGEAVHSANRHEGRPKSLNIPSASKHSGDVHRGYKAKSRSPEDRQKWPQEQICNGLEQPRKQQRSDLNGPADNNNPPETKKVSSFPSFVDVPGPCEPEDLIDGIIFAANYLGSTQLLSERNPSKNIRMMQAQEAVSRVKRMQKAAKIKKKATSEGDSQALTEVDLFISTQRIKVLNADTQETMMDHALRTISYIADIGNIVVLMARRRMPRSASQDCIETTPGAQEGKKQYKMICHVFESEDAQLIAQSIGQAFSVAYQEFLRANGINPEDLSQKEYSDIINTQEMYNDDLIHFSNSENCKELQLEKQKGEILGVVIVESGWGSILPTVILANMMNGGPAARSGKLSIGDQIMSINGTSLVGLPLATCQGIIKGLKNQTQVKLNIVSCPPVTTVLIKRPDLKYQLGFSVQNGIICSLMRGGIAERGGVRVGHRIIEINGQSVVATAHEKIVQALSNSVGEIHMKTMPAAMFRLLTGQETPLYI, via the exons ATGGCAAACAGGAAACATCAAAGCACTGCAGCCAGCATGCTGGATCACAGAGCCAGAGCTTGCCCAACTTCATCTCACAACAGGGAGCCTGAAAATGAAGAAAGTGACCTTCCCATTGAAGATTATGCAGCAAAGGAGGCAGAACTAGCCACTGTCAGAGCAGGTAGTCCTACCCCTGTGGAACATGAGTGCAATGACCATAGTGGAGATGGCGACTCCAGCTCTGACTATGTAAACAACACTTCAGAGGAGGAGGACTATGATGAAGGCTTGCCAGAAGAAGAGGAGGGGATCACATACTACATCAGATACTGTCCAGAGGATGACAGTTACCTGGAAGGAATGGACTGCAATGGGGAGGAGTATGCTCCCCATGAGGAACACCATGTGGAAACAGATGAATGTCAGGAAGCTGTAGAAGAATGGGCTGAAGGCAAAATTCAGCACCAAGATGAAAACGAGGTGATGGACAGGCAAGAGTGGCAGGAAGGTCAAGATAATGGCATTCAGATTTTGGAGGATGAAGCATCATCTTTGGAGATCCAAGACCAAGAAGAAAACATCCAGTACTGTCAAAGTGAAGGTGACTATCCGGACTATTACCCAGCAGAGGCTAATGGCAATTCACAGGGAATATCACCATACCATTCTAGAAAAGAGGATGCAGAGCTggaagagcaggaagaggaCATTGACCAGATTGTAGCAGAAATCAAAATGAGTATGAGCATGAGCAGTATTAACAGTACAACAGAAATGAGTCCAGAGCACACTGGGACTGAAAACATGGCACATGACTACAAAGAGACTTGTTCAAAGGGAGAAGCTGTTCACAGTGCTAACAGGCACGAGGGGAGGCCAAAATCACTGAATATCCCATCTGCCTCTAAGCACAGTGGAGATGTGCACAGAGGTTATAAAGCAAAGTCAAGATCCCCTGAGGACAGACAGAAGTGGCCACAGGAGCAG ataTGCAATGGTTTGGAGCAGCCCAGGAAGCAGCAGCGTTCAGACCTCAATGGCCCAGCTGACAATAACAATCCCCCCGAG ACGAAGAAAGTGTCTTCCTTTCCAAGTTTTGTTGATG TTCCAGGACCGTGTGAACCTGAGGACCTCATTGATGGAATCATCTTTGCAGCCAATTACCTGGGCTCCACCCAGCTGCTGTCTGAGCGCAACCCTTCCAAGAACATCCGCATGATGCAGGCCCAGGAGGCTGTGAGCCGTGTCAAG AGGATGCAAAAGGCGGctaaaatcaagaaaaaagcG ACCTCAGAGGGAGATTCCCAGGCCTTGACTGAAGTGGATCTGTTCATCTCCACGCAGAGAATCAAAGTTCTAAATGCAGACACACAG GAAACAATGATGGACCACGCGCTGCGCACCATCTCCTACATCGCCGACATCGGGAACATCGTGGTGCTGATGGCGCGGCGCCGCATGCCCAGATCCGCCTCCCAGGACTGCATTGAAACCACTCCTGGGGCCCAGGAGGGCAAGAAGCAGTACAAAATGATCTGCCACGTCTTTGAATCAGAGGAT GCACAGCTCATAGCTCAGTCAATTGGTCAGGCTTTCAGTGTGGCTTACCAAGAATTTTTAAGAGCCAATGGAATTAACCCAGAGGATCTCAGTCAGAAAGAATACAGTGACATCATCAATACCCAAGAGATGTACAATGATGATCTCATACACTTCTCCAATTCAGAAAACTGCAAAGAG CTCCAGCTAGAAAAACAGAAGGGAGAAATTCTTGGGGTAGTGATTGTGGAATCTGGATGGGGATCCATTCTACCCACCGTTATCCTGGCCAACATGATGAATGGAGGCCCTGCAGCACGTTCAGGAAAACTGAGCATTGGAGACCAAATTATGTCCATTAATGGTACCAGTTTAGTTGGTCTACCTCTTGCAACATGCCAAGGCATCATAAAG GGACTCAAGAATCAGACACAAGTCAAACTGAACATTGTCAGCTGTCCTCCTGTTACTACTGTCCTCATAAAACGGCCAGACTTAAAATACCAGCTGGGCTTCAGTGTACAGAATGGAATT
- the APBA2 gene encoding amyloid-beta A4 precursor protein-binding family A member 2 isoform X2 → MANRKHQSTAASMLDHRARACPTSSHNREPENEESDLPIEDYAAKEAELATVRAGSPTPVEHECNDHSGDGDSSSDYVNNTSEEEDYDEGLPEEEEGITYYIRYCPEDDSYLEGMDCNGEEYAPHEEHHVETDECQEAVEEWAEGKIQHQDENEVMDRQEWQEGQDNGIQILEDEASSLEIQDQEENIQYCQSEGDYPDYYPAEANGNSQGISPYHSRKEDAELEEQEEDIDQIVAEIKMSMSMSSINSTTEMSPEHTGTENMAHDYKETCSKGEAVHSANRHEGRPKSLNIPSASKHSGDVHRGYKAKSRSPEDRQKWPQEQICNGLEQPRKQQRSDLNGPADNNNPPETKKVSSFPSFVDVPGPCEPEDLIDGIIFAANYLGSTQLLSERNPSKNIRMMQAQEAVSRVKTSEGDSQALTEVDLFISTQRIKVLNADTQETMMDHALRTISYIADIGNIVVLMARRRMPRSASQDCIETTPGAQEGKKQYKMICHVFESEDAQLIAQSIGQAFSVAYQEFLRANGINPEDLSQKEYSDIINTQEMYNDDLIHFSNSENCKELQLEKQKGEILGVVIVESGWGSILPTVILANMMNGGPAARSGKLSIGDQIMSINGTSLVGLPLATCQGIIKGLKNQTQVKLNIVSCPPVTTVLIKRPDLKYQLGFSVQNGIICSLMRGGIAERGGVRVGHRIIEINGQSVVATAHEKIVQALSNSVGEIHMKTMPAAMFRLLTGQETPLYI, encoded by the exons ATGGCAAACAGGAAACATCAAAGCACTGCAGCCAGCATGCTGGATCACAGAGCCAGAGCTTGCCCAACTTCATCTCACAACAGGGAGCCTGAAAATGAAGAAAGTGACCTTCCCATTGAAGATTATGCAGCAAAGGAGGCAGAACTAGCCACTGTCAGAGCAGGTAGTCCTACCCCTGTGGAACATGAGTGCAATGACCATAGTGGAGATGGCGACTCCAGCTCTGACTATGTAAACAACACTTCAGAGGAGGAGGACTATGATGAAGGCTTGCCAGAAGAAGAGGAGGGGATCACATACTACATCAGATACTGTCCAGAGGATGACAGTTACCTGGAAGGAATGGACTGCAATGGGGAGGAGTATGCTCCCCATGAGGAACACCATGTGGAAACAGATGAATGTCAGGAAGCTGTAGAAGAATGGGCTGAAGGCAAAATTCAGCACCAAGATGAAAACGAGGTGATGGACAGGCAAGAGTGGCAGGAAGGTCAAGATAATGGCATTCAGATTTTGGAGGATGAAGCATCATCTTTGGAGATCCAAGACCAAGAAGAAAACATCCAGTACTGTCAAAGTGAAGGTGACTATCCGGACTATTACCCAGCAGAGGCTAATGGCAATTCACAGGGAATATCACCATACCATTCTAGAAAAGAGGATGCAGAGCTggaagagcaggaagaggaCATTGACCAGATTGTAGCAGAAATCAAAATGAGTATGAGCATGAGCAGTATTAACAGTACAACAGAAATGAGTCCAGAGCACACTGGGACTGAAAACATGGCACATGACTACAAAGAGACTTGTTCAAAGGGAGAAGCTGTTCACAGTGCTAACAGGCACGAGGGGAGGCCAAAATCACTGAATATCCCATCTGCCTCTAAGCACAGTGGAGATGTGCACAGAGGTTATAAAGCAAAGTCAAGATCCCCTGAGGACAGACAGAAGTGGCCACAGGAGCAG ataTGCAATGGTTTGGAGCAGCCCAGGAAGCAGCAGCGTTCAGACCTCAATGGCCCAGCTGACAATAACAATCCCCCCGAG ACGAAGAAAGTGTCTTCCTTTCCAAGTTTTGTTGATG TTCCAGGACCGTGTGAACCTGAGGACCTCATTGATGGAATCATCTTTGCAGCCAATTACCTGGGCTCCACCCAGCTGCTGTCTGAGCGCAACCCTTCCAAGAACATCCGCATGATGCAGGCCCAGGAGGCTGTGAGCCGTGTCAAG ACCTCAGAGGGAGATTCCCAGGCCTTGACTGAAGTGGATCTGTTCATCTCCACGCAGAGAATCAAAGTTCTAAATGCAGACACACAG GAAACAATGATGGACCACGCGCTGCGCACCATCTCCTACATCGCCGACATCGGGAACATCGTGGTGCTGATGGCGCGGCGCCGCATGCCCAGATCCGCCTCCCAGGACTGCATTGAAACCACTCCTGGGGCCCAGGAGGGCAAGAAGCAGTACAAAATGATCTGCCACGTCTTTGAATCAGAGGAT GCACAGCTCATAGCTCAGTCAATTGGTCAGGCTTTCAGTGTGGCTTACCAAGAATTTTTAAGAGCCAATGGAATTAACCCAGAGGATCTCAGTCAGAAAGAATACAGTGACATCATCAATACCCAAGAGATGTACAATGATGATCTCATACACTTCTCCAATTCAGAAAACTGCAAAGAG CTCCAGCTAGAAAAACAGAAGGGAGAAATTCTTGGGGTAGTGATTGTGGAATCTGGATGGGGATCCATTCTACCCACCGTTATCCTGGCCAACATGATGAATGGAGGCCCTGCAGCACGTTCAGGAAAACTGAGCATTGGAGACCAAATTATGTCCATTAATGGTACCAGTTTAGTTGGTCTACCTCTTGCAACATGCCAAGGCATCATAAAG GGACTCAAGAATCAGACACAAGTCAAACTGAACATTGTCAGCTGTCCTCCTGTTACTACTGTCCTCATAAAACGGCCAGACTTAAAATACCAGCTGGGCTTCAGTGTACAGAATGGAATT